In Syngnathus scovelli strain Florida chromosome 10, RoL_Ssco_1.2, whole genome shotgun sequence, the following are encoded in one genomic region:
- the frem1b gene encoding FRAS1-related extracellular matrix protein 1b isoform X5, translating into MAAMSASPPLLLLLLLAGAVAGVIVEVNAGMQVARGRSAFLGKEMLQIRTEPDAHCKVEVVLNQPLTQRVGRMTPQVFDCDFLPDEVVYQHNGSPLLDSDQVLLRVYRLGSSETRVETVVVRVRVVDRSPGLVDLGPTTLGVPNFYALSNAIDRSVVNIRSQHGAACTVRLVTAAGVLTAGQLVREDDPLQRKGRDVAALCPGNRACASGTKEVHFLKTNCHDFLSLGLKYRHLSPPSPDLDYIAISVELREQETRALLETQSLWLPVRIVGATPNQPPRATFMASFILEVDQFVLTPITTATLDAEDLEGPKDGLAFNVSVPPPRGYITHLDKHSKPVGSFSWSDLHYLKVAYQPPNSSRPARDNFQMEFRAIDASDAFSPPIVVHVSIRAAETDAPRVSWNTGLDLLEGQSRAITWEELQIVDRDNLDDVVLVAVDGPTHGCLIVRGVKAFAFGVRDLREGMVAYEHSDSESTRDHVVFRISDGRHSLRYKFPINILPRDDMPPSLVNNVALEVPEGGALRLRPAALLASDPDSPDDHILFRVDTLPRAGRLVSRADPRNPGLPVTSFLQRELTQGLIFYQHSGDEIFEDSFDVTLADSHVPPNLSEAYTVSVVVFPMEDELPVESGGSVRHLTLKETQVAFVTRAHLRFSHPEHPHADLTYTITLPCHSPTRPSLMDAGRLIFVDGAAALRRDPTAPALKSFTQHGVDHLKVAYMPPLEDIGPDPLDVRFVFTVSDRRGGALSGLDFNITVTPVNDRPPEAFTNLLRVEEGGTVCVTDEHVLVRDSDTHQSNLKVLLERPPRCGRLELRGQSLGPGDSFTLADLRGLAVRYVHDDSESTEDDAGLRVTDGVNAVLLDLLIHVVPVNDVPPQLNAGLQGELRCPEGGRVQLTADYVAATDRDSEDAELIFMLLRKPARGELHRAGLPVDKFTQMDLLQGHVFYVHTGGEIGPASTSDTVTLIISDGNEGGTDGCCVPLHGTLPVYDLNITLLPVNNKIPSVVLGASALQVDEGLRVCLRGAILGASDPDSTPEQLTFHLDAKPLHGFLENVQPAAGSEKSNAGIAVESFKLDELTSGFVNYVQSEHKGAEPTADRLLISVSDGLHHSASVPVDIVIKPTNDEAPSLRLANFTVKEGGTRELTPSLLDAFDLDAPPDELTFSLSAAPAHGSLKASVSHPGKEASASAIAVMSFTLRQLRQGMHLWYAHDDSESLDDRLTLRLTDGVHSLSATATVTVQPVDDHPPHLLKNAGAEVEPGVRRRLSTVVLQAEDADTPAHELFYLLHATPRLGNLQLESETGPMELGAGQNFTQDDVDANRLSYMPGERTDAAGFKGHDGFSFSLSDLEHQSSLHTFSINISAAHKGDIFVWTGEVRVRAGERVVLNTDFLRAWDGGGRPKRLRYTVTVAPRHGLLHAGTQPGVPLDTFTQMDVAAQRVCYTHDNGQLQRSDTFSFVVSNGERTQVGSVHLSIEEVDRIPPTLEVNAGMRVQDGGMATITAEHLRLSDAQASASKLTFTLTRLPRYGRLLLRGIPLGSAPSLLTQAGFTQADVDGRQLAYRHDPGADPTSRPLNDSFHFLPADGRNRGYLKYGQLRTEPAVFHIHVEHADRSAPFLTALGCPSEVVQLSDSRQALLITSKHLRAADTRSPSDQLQFAVITPPRFGHLENIRTGAYVQGRFSQRDVEGRSLVYVVPADVDVTEDGFLFRLSDPAGNVAVPQMLNLSWSRIELTASCFRMCETAGMLQIQIQRRGKSVDPAYVAIQAQDGTAKAGRDFTHSTAGLIQFDPGVDRKTWNIYLEADGLEENDEDFTVTLRNPKNAVLGQTTSAKVEIIDPRGGRCNLSIEQTAKATPPPTVATPPLAVATLLPAEDDVMLDVEAELLWETTHPPRGDVPNRRPFTDDHGQEDLQDQPHPPHTHKEVAKNAGNDGLKVLSASAKPDQKVWTFHSLTSLRLEEAVAVAPPADSATDEHHPGTAPVADDAEVDSHQRKMGRSLGGRCQEGWTHHGGCCYLASLFLGNWASAERACSLLSNSSLPSVRSRRELGWLWRFVGRKPFWMGSIKMAATHRGLSGASPCLLAKSSSRWTSADCNADVQHAFICEAPPLTRTR; encoded by the exons TCGCCCGGCCTGGTGGACTTGGGCCCGACCACCCTGGGGGTTCCCAACTTTTATGCACTCTCCAATGCCATTGACCGCTCGGTCGTCAACATCAGAAGCCAGCACGGTGCGGCGTGCACCGTGCGATTGGTCACCGCCGCTGGAGTGCTGACCGCCGGCCAGCTGGTGCGGGAGGACGATCCTCTCCAGAGGAAAG GTCGTGACGTGGCAGCACTTTGCCCGGGCAACCGAGCCTGCGCGTCGGGCACCAAGGAAGTCCATTTCCTGAAGACCAACTGCCACGACTTCCTGAGTTTGGGCCTCAAGTACCGACACCTAAGCCCGCCCTCGCCCGACCTTGACTACATCGCCATCAGCGTGGAGCTGAGGGAGCAGGAGACCAGGGCTCTGCTGGAG ACGCAGTCTCTGTGGCTGCCTGTCCGGATCGTCGGGGCAACGCCCAACCAGCCACCGCGGGCCACCTTCATGGCGTCCTTCATCCTGGAAGTGGACCAGTTTGTCCTGACGCCCATCACCACCGCCACACTGGACGCTGAAGACCTCGAGGGCCCCAAAGACGGGCTGGCGTTCAACGTGAGCGTCCCACCTCCCCGAGGCTACATCACCCACCTGGACAAGCATAGCAAGCCGGTCGGCTCATTCAGCTGGTCCGACCTCCACTACCTTAAGGTGGCCTACCAGCCGCCCAACAGCAGCCGCCCCGCGCGCGACAACTTTCAG ATGGAGTTCCGGGCCATTGATGCTTCCGACGCTTTCAGTCCGCCCATTGTTGTCCATGTGTCCATCAGGGCAGCGGAGACCGACGCGCCCCGGGTCTCCTGGAACACGG GTTTAGACCTGCTGGAGGGTCAATCGCGAGCCATCACGTGGGAGGAGCTGCAGATTGTGGACCGCGACAACCTCGATGACGTCGTCCTGGTTGCTGTGGATGGGCCCACCCACGGGTGCCTCATTGTGAGAG GTGTGAAGGCGTTTGCGTTCGGTGTGCGAGACCTGCGCGAGGGCATGGTGGCCTACGAGCACTCGGACAGTGAGAGCACCCGCGATCATGTGGTCTTCCGCATCAGCGACGGGCGCCATAGCCTGCGCTATAAGTTCCCCATCAACATCCTGCCACGCGACGACATGCCGCCCTCCCTGGTCAACAATGTGGCGCTGGAGGTGCCCGAGGGTGGCGCCCTCAGGCTGCGCCCAGCCGCCCTCTTAGCCTCCGACCCGGATTCGCCCGACGACCACATCCTCTTCAGGGTGGACACCCTCCCCAGGGCCGGCCGGCTTGTCTCCAGAGCCGACCCACGCAACCccg GCCTTCCAGTCACTTCCTTCCTCCAGCGCGAGTTGACTCAGGGTCTGATCTTCTACCAACACTCCGGAGACGAAATCTTTGAGGACTCCTTTGATGTCACGCTGGCCGACTCGCACGTGCCGCCCAACCTCTCGGAAGCTTAC ACGGTGTCAGTGGTGGTGTTCCCGATGGAGGACGAGCTCCCGGTGGAGTCCGGAGGCAGCGTGCGTCACCTGACGCTGAAGGAGACTCAAGTGGCCTTTGTCACCCGCGCGCACCTGCGCTTCAGCCACCCCGAACACCCACATGCCGACCTCACCTACACCATCACCCTGCCCTGTCACAGCCCGACGCGTCCCAG TTTGATGGACGCCGGCCGCCTCATCTTTGTAGACGGCGCCGCCGCCCTGCGGCGGGACCCCACGGCGCCGGCGCTCAAGTCCTTCACACAG CACGGGGTCGACCACCTGAAGGTGGCGTACATGCCGCCCCTGGAGGACATCGGCCCTGACCCACTCGATGTCCGATTTGTCTTCACTGTCAGCGACCGTCGCGGCGGTGCCCTTTCCGGCCTTGACTTCAATATCACCGTCACACCCGTGAACGACCGGCCGCCCGAG GCTTTCACCAACCTGCTGCGCGTGGAGGAAGGTGGGACGGTGTGCGTGACGGACGAGCACGTGCTGGTGCGCGACAGCGACACCCACCAATCGAACCTCAAGGTGTTGCTGGAGCGCCCGCCGCGCTGCGGTCGACTGGAACTGCGTGGGCAGAGCCTGGGACCCGGCGACTCATTCACGCTGGCCGATCTCAGAGGACTCGCCGTCAG GTACGTCCACGACGACTCGGAGAGCACAGAGGACGACGCCGGACTTCGCGTGACGGATGGCGTCAACGCCGTCTTGCTAGACCTGCTCATCCAC GTGGTGCCCGTGAACGACGTACCTCCGCAGCTGAACGCGGGCCTGCAGGGCGAGCTGCGCTGCCCCGAGGGCGGCCGCGTCCAGCTGACTGCTGACTACGTGGCGGCCACTGACCGCGACAGTGAGGATGCCGAGCTGATTTTCATGTTGCTGCGGAAGCCCGCCAGGGGCGAGCTGCACAGGGCGGGACTTCCAGTGGACAAGTTCACCCAGATGGACCTCCTGCAGGGTCACGTGTTCTACGTGCACACGG GTGGCGAGATTGGCCCCGCCTCCACATCCGACACCGTCACGCTCATCATCTCCGACGGCAACGAGGGCGGGACAGACGGCTGTTGCGTACCTCTGCATGGCACGCTCCCTGTGTACGACCTCAACATCACGCTGCTTCCGGTCAATAACAAAATTCCCAGCGTGGTCCTGG GAGCGTCCGCGTTGCAGGTGGACGAGGGTTTGAGGGTGTGCCTGCGCGGAGCCATCCTGGGGGCCTCGGACCCCGATAGCACTCCCGAGCAGCTGACCTTTCACTTGGATGCCAAGCCCCTGCACGGCTTCCTGGAAAACGTTCAGCCAGCAGCCGGGTCAGAAAAGAGCAATGCGGGAATCGCCGTAG AGTCATTCAAGCTGGACGAGTTGACGTCGGGCTTCGTCAACTACGTCCAATCAGAACACAAAGGGGCGGAGCCCACGGCGGACCGATTGCTCATTAGTGTGAGTGATGGCTTGCATCACTCTGCCTCTGTCCCCGTCGACATCGTCATCAAGCCCACCAATGATGAGGCGCCGTCGCTGCGTCTCGCCAACTTTACA GTGAAGGAGGGAGGCACGCGGGAGTTGACACCGTCCCTCCTGGACGCCTTTGACCTGGATGCCCCCCCGGACGAGCTGACCTTCAGCCTGTCAGCGGCGCCGGCGCACGGCAGCCTGAAGGCGAGCGTCTCCCACCCCGGAAAAGAGGCCAGCGCTTCCGCCATCGCCGTCATGTCCTTCACCCTGCGGCAGCTGCGCCAGG GCATGCACCTGTGGTACGCGCACGATGACTCGGAGAGTCTGGATGACCGGCTGACTCTGCGACTGACAGACGGCGTCCACTCGCTCAGTGCTACCGCCACCGTTACCGTGCAGCCCGTTGACGACCACCCGCCCCACCTCCTCAA GAATGCCGGGGCAGAGGTGGAGCCTGGTGTGCGGCGGCGGCTCTCTACCGTGGTCCTTCAGGCCGAGGATGCCGACACGCCGGCGCATGAACTCTTCTACCTGctgcacgccacgccacgcttgGGAAATCTGCAGTTGGAG AGCGAGACTGGCCCGATGGAGCTGGGGGCAGGTCAGAACTTCACTCAGGATGACGTGGATGCAAACCGGCTGAGCTACATGCCTGGCGAGCGCACCGACGCGGCCGGGTTCAAAGGTCACGACGGGTTCAGCTTCAGCCTCAGCGACCTGGAACACCAAAGCTCGCTCCACACCTTTTCTATCAACATCAGCGCCGCCCACAAAG GTGACATCTTTGTGTGGACGGGCGAGGTGCGCGTAAGGGCGGGAGAGCGCGTGGTCCTGAACACCGACTTCCTACGGGCGTGGGACGGCGGTGGGCGCCCCAAGCGGCTGCGCTACACGGTGACGGTGGCGCCGCGCCACGGCCTGCTGCACGCCGGAACGCAGCCTGGCGTGCCGCTCGACACCTTCACGCAAATGGACGTGGCTGCGCAGCGCGTCTGCTACACGCACGACAACGGGCAACTGCAACGCAGCGACACCTTCAG TTTTGTGGTGAGCAACGGTGAGCGGACACAAGTCGGCAGCGTGCATTTGTCCATCGAAGAGGTAGACCGCATCCCGCCGACGTTGGAGGTCAACGCGGGCATGCGCGTGCAAGACGGCGGCATGGCGACCATCACCGCCGAGCACCTGCGGCTCAGTGATGCTCAGGCGTCTGCCTCCAAGCTCACCTTCACGCTGACCCGGCTGCCGCGATACGGACGCTTGCTGCTGCGGGGCATCCCGCTCGGCTCCGCGCCCAGCCTCCTGACGCAGGCGGGCTTCACCCAGGCGGACGTGGATGGGCGCCAACTGGCTTACCGGCATGACCCGGGGGCCGACCCGACGAGCCGGCCGCTCAACGACAGCTTCCACTTCCTGCCTGCCGACGGCCGCAACCGGGGCTACTTGAAATACGGGCAGTTGAGGACGGAGCCGGCTGTCTTTCACATACAC GTGGAGCATGCGGACCGCTCGGCTCCCTTCCTAACTGCCTTGGGTTGCCCCAGCGAGGTGGTCCAGCTGAGCGACAGCCGCCAGGCACTGTTGATCACGTCCAAGCATCTGCGGGCCGCCGACACTCGCAGTCCGTCTGATCAGCTCCAGTTTGCCGTTATCACACCGCCCCGCTTTGGCCACCTGGAGAATATCCGCACCG GAGCTTAcgtccaaggccgtttctcacagCGAGATGTAGAGGGGCGCTCGCTGGTCTACGTGGTGCCTGCCGACGTAGACGTGACGGAAGACGGCTTCCTGTTCCGACTAAGCGACCCGGCAGGGAACGTCGCCGTGCCGCAAAT GCTGAACCTTTCCTGGTCCCGAATCGAGTTGACAGCCAGCTGTTTTCGGATGTGCGAGACGGCGGGAATGCTCCAGATCCAGATTCAACGGCGTGGGAAGAGTGTCGACCCGGCCTACGTGGCCATCCAG GCACAGGACGGGACTGCCAAAGCGGGTAGAGACTTTACACACAGCACAGCCGGACTGATACAGTTCGATCCAG GAGTGGACAGGAAAACGTGGAACATTTACCTGGAAGCCGACGGCCTGGAGGAGAATGACGAGGACTTCACGGTCACGTTGAGGAACCCCAAGAACGCCGTCTTGGGACAGACGACCTCAGCCAAGGTGGAAATAATTGACCCCAGAGGAG GACGTTGCAACCTCAGCATAGAGCAAACTGCCAAGGCCACTCCCCCTCCGACGGTTGCCACACCTCCTCTGGCGGTTGCCACACTCCTTCCGGCAGAGGATGACGTCATGCTGGATGTGGAGGCGGAGCTTCTGTGGGAGACCACCCACCCTCCCCGAGGCGACGTCCCGAACCGTCGACCCTTTACGGATGACCATGGCCAGGAAGATCTGCAGGACCAACcgcaccccccccacacacacaaagaagtcGCCAAAAATGCCGGCAATGATGGACTCAAG GTGCTGTCAGCGAGCGCAAAGCCGGACCAGAAAGTTTGGACG TTCCACAGTCTGACTTCTCTACGGTTGGAGGAGGCAGTGGCAGTGGCACCACCAGCAGATAGCGCCACCGATGAGCACCATCCAGGAACGGCCCCTGTGGCAGATGACGCGGAGGTGGACTCACACCAACGCAAA ATGGGGAGGTCGCTGGGTGGCCGCTGCCAAGAGGGCTGGACGCACCACGGCGGGTGCTGTTACCTGGCCAGCTTGTTCCTCGGCAACTGGGCCAGCGCCGAGCGCGCCTGCTCCCTCCT GTCCAACAGCAGCCTGCCAAGCGTCCGCTCCAGGCGAGAACTGGGCTGGCTCTGGAGATTTGTCGGCAGGAAACCCTTTTGGATGGGCAgcatcaagatggcggcaaCGCACCGAG GTCTTTCGGGGGCGTCGCCATGCTTGCTGGCGAAAAGCTCCTCCCGTTGGACATCCGCCGACTGCAACGCAGATGTGCAGCACGCCTTCATCTGTGAGGCACCACCGCTGACTCGCACTCGCTGA